The Mycolicibacterium flavescens genomic interval TGCGCGGGGTCACGAAGCGCTACGGGTCGACGGTCGCGGTGTCCGAACTCGACCTGGAGGTAGGGGCCGCCGAGGTGTTCGCGCTGCTCGGGCCGAACGGCGCAGGCAAGACCACCACCGTGGAGATGTGCGAGGGCTTCATCAGGCCCGACTCCGGCTCGATCGAGATCCTCGGCCTGGATCCGTTCGGCGACAACGCCCGGTTGCGTGAGCGCATCGGCGTGATGCTGCAGGGCGGCGGAGGTTACCCGGCGGCCCGCGCCGGCGAGATGCTCAACCTGGTGGCGTCCTACGCGGCCAACCCGCTCGATCCGGCATGGCTGATGAACACCCTCGGACTGACCGAGGCGGCCCGCACAACCTACCGGCGGCTGTCCGGTGGCCAGCAGCAGCGGTTGGCGCTCGCCTGTGCGGTGGTCGGTCGCCCGGAGTTGGTGTTCCTCGACGAGCCGACCGCGGGTATGGACGCCCATGCCCGAATCGTGGTGTGGGACTTAATCGATGCGCTGCGTCGCGACGGCGTGACCGTGGTGCTGACGACCCATCAGCTCACCGAGGCCGAGGAGCTGGCGGATCGCATCATGATCATCGACCACGGCGTGCCGGTGGCCACCGGTTCGCCCGAGGAGCTGATGCGCAGCGGCGCCGAGAACCAGTTGCGCTTCCGCGCGCCGCGCATGCTCGACCTGTCGCTGCTGGTTTCCGCACTGCCCGAGAGTTACAAGGCAACCGAGACCGCCCCTGGCGAATACCTGGTGGAGGGCGCGATCGACCCGCAGGTGTTGGCGACGGTGACGGCGTGGTGCGCACGTCTGGACGTACTGGCCACCGATATGCGCGTCGAACAGCGCAGCCTCGAGGACGTGTTCCTCGACCTGACCGGGCGGGAGTTACGGCCGTGATGACGAATCGCTTTGCGCCAGGCACCTTCACGCCCGATCCGGGACCGGCGACCGTGCAGAAGATGCTCGCCGCGCAATTCGGCCTGGAGCTGCGGCTGCTGCTGCGCAACGGCGAGCAGCTCCTGTTGACGATGTTCATCCCCATCACCTTGTTGGTGGGCTTGACGCTGCTGCCACTGGGGTCGTTCGGGCCGAACCGGGCGGCGACGTTCGTGCCCGCGATCATGGCGCTGGCCGTGATCTCCACCGCGTTCACCGGGCAGGCGATCGCCGTGGCATTCGATCGCCGCTACGGGGCCCTCAAACGCCTTGGCGCCACGGCGCTTCCGGTGTGGGGCATCATCGCGGGCAAGTCGCTGGCGGTGGTGGCGGTCGTGTTCCTGCAGGCGATCGTGTTGGGCACCATCGGGGTGGCGCTCGGCTGGCGACCGCACCTGGCGGGGCTTGCGCTCGGCGCGGCGGTGATCGCTTTGGGCACAGCGGTTTTCGCAGCGTTGGGCCTGCTGCTCGGCGGCACTCTGCGCGCCGAGATCGTCCTGGCCTTGGCGAACCTGCTGTGGTTTGTCTTCGCGGGGCTCGGCGCGCTGACGCTCGAGGGCGGCATGGTGCCGTCCGCCGCGCAGTGGGTGGCCCGGTTGACGCCGTCCGGCGCCCTCACCGAAGCGCTGACCCGGGCGATGACGTTGTCAGTGGACTGGTTCGGCCTTCTGGTGCTCGCGGTCTGGGGCGCCGTCGCCGCGCTGTGCGCGCTGCGCTGGTTCCGCTTCACCTGAAGCCAACAGCGGCAGCAGGTATTCGAGCTGTCCGACCTCTTCGATGTTGTGCTTCACCCACGCGCGCACTTTGTTCGCCGGGAATCGTCGGCGCACGACGCTGTTGACGACAGAGAAAAGCGGCGCGCGTGCGCCGAGATCCATCACCGTCACGTAATGGGCACCGTCGGCGCCCGCAGACCAGGTGTGCTCGAGCTGGAAGATCGCAATTCCCGCAACCCGTTTGACCAGTCGGATACCGGTCTCGTCGAGCTTCTCGACCCGCGCGACCTCGTCGATCCGGTACTCGGGTCGACCGCCGAACGCCTCGACCATGCGGAAACGCGCACCGTCGGCCGCTCCACCTCCTGGCGCCGGACGCGCCAGTGCCCAATGGATGTGATCGATCGGATGCCAGGCGAGATAGCGGTCGATGACCTCTCCCCCGTACACCATCGTTTCGCCCAGGTGCGTGAACCAGTCCAGCAGCATCGCCGGGGTGACGCCGGCCAACGGCCGGTGGTCGATGGTGATGCGGCGCCTGCCGTGGCGATGGTCGAGATACTGCACCGTCGCGGTGTCGACGGAACGCAACGGATAGAGCACCGGACGCACCATGAGATCCTCCTAAGATACGGAAGCGTTTCTTAAGCATGACACTAAACTCCCGCGATAAGATACGCAAGCGTTTCCTGAAAGGAGTGTCGAATGCCGCGTCGCCGCGGACAGGAACTCGACGCCGCTATCCGTGACGCCGTGCTCGACGTGCTCGGCCGGCACGGTCCGGCCGGCGTCACGATGGAGGCCGTCGCCGCGGCAGCCGCGACGAGCAAACCCGTGCTGTACCGGCGCTGGCCGGACGCCACCGCACTGCTCCGAGACACCCTGCTCGACATCGCCACCGACGCGATTCCGCACGAGGACACGGGCAGTTACCGCGGCGACATGCTCGCTGTGTTGCGTGGATGGGCCGCGTTGTTCACCGGCCCTCGGGCACCGGTGATTCGGGCCGCGATCGCGGCGGGCGCGCACGATCCGGACCTCACCGAGGCCTTCCGCAACGGCGTCATCGGCTGGCGAAAGCAGGAAATGGCCGCACTGCTGGCGCGCGGTATCGCCCGCGGCGACGTGCGCGCCGACGTTCCCGTCGAGATCGCCCGCGAATTGGGACAGAGCGTGCTGTGGCATCGGCTGCTGATCACCGGCGACCGCATCGACGACGATCTGGCGGTGCAACTGGTCGATGAGGTGCTGGTGCCGTTCGTGTCGCCGCGGTAGCCGCTCACCCGCTACTACGGCTTGTAGTTGCGCTGCTCTACCATCGAACCGTGCGACGTGCCTTTTTGCGGCTGGTCGATCTGCTGCCGCTGCCGAGCCTGCGGGCCCAGCGCGTCATCGCGTTCCTCGTCATCCTGACCCAGGGCGGGATCTCGGTGACGGGCGCCATCGTCCGTGTCACCGCGTCCGGCCTGGGCTGTCCGACGTGGCCGCAGTGTTTCCCGGGCAGTTTCACACCGGTGCCGGTCGCCGAGGTGCCGGTGGTGCATCAGGCGGTCGAGTTCGGCAACCGGATGGTCACCTTCCTCGTCGTGCTCACCGCGGCGGCTGCCGTGCTGGCCGTGACGCGGGCCCGTCGCCGCCGCGAGGTGCTCGTCTACGCGTGGCTGATGCCGGTGTCGACGGTGGTCCAGGCGGTGATCGGCGGCATAACGGTGTTGACCGGGCTGCTGTGGTGGACGGTCGCGATTCACCTGCTGGCGTCGATGACCATGGTCTGGCTGTCGGTGCTGTTGTTCGTCAAGATCGGCGAGCCGGACGACGGGGTCCTCGTCCGGCGGGCGCCAAAAGCGTTGCGGCAGCTGGCCCTCCTCAGTGCCGCGGCCCTGGCCGCCGTGCTGGTGACGGGCACGCTGGTGACCGGCGCGGGCCCACATGCCGGCGACAAGAGCGTGGACCGCACGATCCCCCGCCTCGAGGTCGAGATCACCACGCTGGTGCACGCTCACTCGGCGCTGATGGTGGCTTACCTGTCGCTGCTGATCGGCCTCGGCTTCGGCCTGTTGGCGGTGCGCGCACCCCGTCCGGTCCTGCTGCGGCTGGTTGTCCTTGTCGCGCTGGTGGTGTGTCAGGGTTTGGTCGGCACGGTGCAGTTTTTCACCGGTGTACCCGCCGCGTTGGTGGCGGTGCACGTCGCGGGTGCCGCGCTCTGCACCGCGGCGACCGCCGCGCTATGGGCGTCGATGCGAGAGCGGGCCAAGCCCGAACCGGTCGAGCGCTGATTCGACGGCGACGACGAACTCGCGCTGCTGTCGGCCTCTGGTCGTTTCGTCCAGCTGCATCCAGCCCAGCGACGGTTCGACGAGTTCGACTTCCAGCACGCGCGGGTCCGCGCGCCCGCCGATGACGTCGACGCGCGCGTAGAGCAACTCCTCCGCGGAGAGGTCGAGGTGCGCAGCCGCCGCCGCAAGTGCCTGGTGCCCGACGTCCCAGACCTCGAAATCGGGATCGGCGGGGCTGAGGGACTCCTGTGCGTAGGTGCCCGACTCGTCGAACGGAGGCGCCTCGCCGGGGCGCTGCAGGATCGGGCCCTTCCTGAAGGCGTGCGACTGCGCGCCGCCGATGAACACCAATGCGGTCTCGCCGTCTTCGATGCCCGGGTCGTAGGGCTGGATCAATACGGTCCGACCGGCCGCCAGCAACCGGTCGGCATGGCGCCGCGCATCCTCCCGATTCGAAAAGCGAAGGGTGTCAACCGATCCCACGCCGACAGCAGGTTTCACCACGACTTCGGCACTGTTCGGCAGCCTCACCGCGTCGCCGGGGTCGAAGAATCGGCCCGGGACCGTCGGCACACCCGCTGCCGCCAGGTCGGCCAGGTAGCGCTTGTCGGTGTTCCAGGGCACCACCCTGGCCGGGTTCAGCAGGTTGCGGACCCGTCGCGCCCAGGACAGGAACTCGTCGAGCCGATCGATGTAGTCCCACGTCGCCCGCAGGATCACCAGATCTGCCCTCAAGGTCGCCGGGTCATCCCAGGACATCCAGCGCGCGTGGAGTCCGTGCTTTCCCAGGGCCGCGACCAGGCCGGCGTCGTCGCCGTCCCCCTCCGGCAGTGCGGGGCATCCGGCCAACACGATGCGCGGATGGAACACGTCGGGCCGCGCAAGCTTCATAGTTGGCACGATAGAACCATGCATGCCATCGAAGTCGCCCAGACCGGCGGACCCGAAGTCCTCACCTACGTCGAGAAAACACAGCCCACGCCGGGCCCCGGGGAGGTGCTCATCAAGGCCGAGGCCATCGGCGTGAACTTCCTCGACACCTACTTCCGGTCGGGCCAGTACCCGCGGGAGACGCCGTTCATCGTCGGCAACGAGGTGTGCGGCACCGTGGCGGCGATCGGCGAAGAAGTCGCCGCGCTGAAGGTCGGCGATCGCGTCGTCACCGCTCAAGCCAACGGGGCCTATGCCGAATACAGTCTCGCCCCAGCTGATTTCGTGGCCTACGTACCCGAAGGCGTGGCTCCCGACGCGGCCGCCGCATCCCTGCTCAAGGGTATGACGGCGCACTACTTGATCAAGTCGCTGTATCCGGTACAGCAGGGCGACTCGGTTCTGGTGCACGCGGGCGCGGGCGGCGTCGGGCTCATCCTCACCCAATGGGCGACAAGCATGGCGGTACGCGTGATCACCACCGTCTCGACGCCGGAGAAGGCGGAGCTGTCGCGTCAGGCGGGTGCGGTGCACGTGCTCGACTATCCCGACGATCCGGCCGCGTTCGGCGCCGAGATCAAAGACATGACCGACGGTGGCGTCGCAGCCGTGTACGACGGGGTGGGAGCGGCCACGTTCGAAGCCAGCCTGGCCAGTCTCAGGGTGCGGGGCACGTTGGCGTTGTTCGGCGCTTCGAGCGGACCGGTGCCGCCGTTCGACCCGCAGCTGCTCAACGCCGCGGGCTCACTGTTCCTGACCCGTCCGACACTCGTGCACTACACCCGCACGGCCGACGAATTCGCCTGGCGTGCGGGCGAACTTCTCGATGCGATCGCCTCGGGCACGCTGACGATCACGGTCAGTGAGCGCTACCGGCTCGCCGATGCCGAGCAGGCGCACCGCGACCTGCAGGGCCGCAAGACGGTCGGTTCGGTGGTGCTGGTGCCCTAGGGCTAGAAAACGGTGGGCAGCGCCAGGACGGAGTCGACCGCCAGGGCCAGGAACACCACGGCGAGGTAGTTGTTCGACTGCAGGAACAGCCGCAGCGGCTTGACCGCCTCGCCGCGACGCACGCCGTTGTAGAGCTGGTGCGCCATCACCAGGAACCATCCGCCCGCCAGCAGCGCCACCGCCGCGTACAGCCAGCCCGTGACGGGCGTCAGCGCGAGCGTCGCGGCCACCGTCAGATACGTGTAGATCAGGATCTGCTTGGTGACCTGGCGTTCGGTGGCGACCGCGGGAAGCATCGGGACGCCCGCGGCGCGGTAGTCCTCCTTGTAGCGCATCGCCAGCGCCCAGGTGTGCGGCGGAGTCCAGAAGAAGATGATGGCGAACATGACCAGCGCGGGCCAGGCGATCGTCCCGGTGACCGCCGACCAGCCGATCATCACCGGCATGCAGCCGGCCGCGCCGCCCCACACCACGTTCTGCGAAGTGCGGCGCTTGAGCAACAGCGTGTAGACGAGCACGTAGAACGCGATCGTCGCGCCGGCGAGATGGGCCGACAGCATGTTCGTCGTCCACCACAGCCAGAAGAACGACGCGACGGACAGGGCCAGCCCGAAGATCAGCGCGTGACTGCGCGGAACCGTGGCACGCGCCAGCGGCCTGCGCTCGGTGCGCTTCATGACCTTGTCAATGTCGGCGTCGGCAACGCAGTTCAATGCGTTGGCGCCCGCCGCGGCCAGCAGTCCGCCGAACAGGGTGTTCAGAATTAGGAGCGGATCGACCGTGCCCCGGCTCGCCAGCAGCATGGCCGGGATCGTGGTGACCAGAAGCAGTTCGATGACGCGCGGCTTGGTCAGTGAGACGTAGCCGAGGAACTTGTCGCGAATCCGAATCTGCGCCCCGTCGACGAGGTGCACGTCGCGAACTCTCACGCAGTTACTCCTGTCGAAATGGTCCCAGCGCGCGGGCATCTACTACAGACGATGGTAGACCGCACGACAACACCGGCCTAATCCTGCCCAGACATCTCGCGCCGGCAGCCTGCATTGGACGACCATCCCGCACTAGGGTGGTTGAACGTGCAGCTGAGAAATGCTCTATGCCGACCAGGAGTGCGCCTGTGACCACACTCGAAGAAATCTCCGCGCTGACCCGCCCGAACCACCCAGAGGACTGGACCGAATTGGACTCGGTGGCGGTCGACACCGTCCGGGTGCTGGCGGCCGACGCGGTGCAGAAGGTCGGCAACGGCCACCCGGGAACGGCGATGAGTTTGGCGCCGCTGGCCTACACGCTTTTCCAGCGCCAGATGCGCCACGACCCCAGCGACGTGCACTGGCTCGGCCGCGACCGCTTCGTGTTGTCGTGTGGTCATTCCAGCCTGACCCTCTACATTCAGCTCTATCTCGGCGGATTCGGGCTCGAGCTGGACGACATCGAAGCCTTGCGGACGTTCAAGTCCAAGACCCCCGGCCATCCGGAGTTCCGCCACACCGATGGCGTGGAGATCACCACCGGCCCGCTCGGGCAGGGTCTGGCATCCGCGGTCGGTATGGCGATGGCCTCGCGCTACGAGCGCGGTCTGTTCGATCCCGACGTGCCGTGGGGTGAGAGCCCGTTCGACCACTACATCTATGTGATCGCCTCCGACGGTGACATCGAAGAAGGCATCACCAGCGAGGCGTCGTCGCTGGCGGGCACGCAGCAGCTAGGCAACCTGATCGCGTTCTACGACAAGAACCAGATCTCGATCGAACACGACACCAATATCGCGCTGTCCGAAGACGTCGCGGCCCGCTACCGCGCCTACGGCTGGCACGTGCAGGAGGTGGAGGGCGGCGAGAACGTCGTCGGCATCGAACAGGCCATCGTCGAGGCGAAGAAGGTCACCGACAAACCGTCGTTCATCGCGCTGCGCACGATCATCGGCTACCCGGCGCCCAACAAGATGAACACCGGCGACGTGCACGGTTCGGCGCTCGGCGAGGAGGAGGTCGCGGCCACCAAGAAGATCCTCGGCTTTGACCCCGACAAGACCTTCGAGGTGCGGCCCGAGGTCATCGAGCACACCCGCAAGCTGGTGGATCGCGGCAAAGAGGCACATGCGAAGTGGCAGATCGACTTCGACGCATGGGCCGAGCGTGAGCCCGAGCGCAAGGAACTGCTGGACCGGCTGCTGGCTCAGAAACTGCCCGACGGCTGGGATTCGGACCTGACCTATTGGGAGCCGGGCTCCAAGCCGTTAGCCACCCGCGCCGCGTTCGGCCAGGTCCTCAACGACGTCGCGCCCAAGCTGCCCGAGTTGTGGGGCGGTTCGGCCGACCTTGCGGGCAGTAACAACACCACGATCAAAGGCGTGAATTCGTTTGGCCCGCCGTCCATCTCGACCGACGACTTCACGGCCGACTGGTATGGCCGCGTGCTGCACTTCGGCGTCCGCGAACACGCGATGGGCGCGATCCTGTCCGGCATCGTGCTGCACGGCCCGACCCGCGCGTTCGGTGGCACGTTCCTGCAGTTCTCTGATTACATGCGGCCCGCTGTGCGACTTGCATCGCTGATGGACATCGACACCATCTACATCTGGACCCACGACTCGATCGGTCTCGGTGAGGACGGCCCGACCCACCAGCCGATCGAGCACCTTGCGGCGCTGCGCGCGATCCCGAACCTGTCCGTGGTCCGGCCGGGCGACCCCAACGAAACGGCGTACGCCTGGCGCAGCATCATCGCCCGCGGCAACGGCAGCGGTCCGGTCGGTTTCATCCTGACCCGCCAGGGCATCCCGGTGCTGGAGGGCACCGACGCCGACGGGGTGGCCCGCGGCGGCTACGTCCTCGGCGGCGGTAACCCCGCCGACGACGCGGACGTGATCATCATTGCGACGGGCTCCGAACTACAGCTGGCGGTGGAGGCGAGAAAGCAGTTGGCGGAAAAGGACATCACGGCCTACGTGGTGTCGATGCCGTGCGTGGAATGGTTCGAGTCGCAACCGCGCGAGTACCGTGATTCGGTTCTGCCTCCGAGCGTTTCGGCGCGCGTGGCGGTCGAGGCGGCCGTCGCGCAGAGCTGGTACAAGCTCGTCGGCGACACCGGGGAGATCGTCTCGATCGAGCACTACGGCGAGTCCGCCGACTACAAGACGTTGTTCCGTGAGTTCGGGTTCACCCCCGAGGCCGTGGTGGCCGCCGCGGAGCGATCGATAGACAACTGAGGTCTAGGAAAGGCACAGCTATGGCTCAGAATCCGAATCTCGCGGCAATATCCGAGGCAGGCGTGTCGGTGTGGCTCGACGATCTGTCGCGCGACCGACTGCAGACAGGAAATCTGCAGGAGCTCATCGACACCAAGAGTGTCGTCGGGGTGACCACCAACCCGTCAATCTTCCAGGCCGCGCTGTCCAAGGGACACGCCTACGACGATCAGGTCAATGAGCTGGCCGAGCGGGGCGCGGACGTGGACGCCACGATCCGCACCGTCACCACCGACGATGTCCGCAACGCCTGCGACGTATTGGCCAAGCAGTACGAGCTTTCCGACGGCGTCGACGGCCGGGTGTCGATCGAGGTGGACCCCCGGGTCGCGCACGACACCGACAAGACCATCCTGCAGGCGATCGATCTGTGGAAGACCGTCGACCGGCCGAACCTGCTGATCAAGATTCCTGCGACGATGGCGGGCCTGCCCGCGATCACGGCGGTGATCGCCGAAGGAATCTCGGTCAACGTCACGCTGATCTTCTCCGTGGAACGCCACCGGCTCGTGATGGATGCCTACCTCGAAGGCCTGGAGAAGGCCAAGGAGGCCGGCCACGACCTGTCCAAGATCCATTCGGTCGCTTCGTTCTTCGTGTCCCGGGTGGACACCGAGATCGACAAGCGCCTTGAGAAGATCGGATCGCAGGAGGCGCTGGATCTGCGGGGTAAGGCAGGTGTCGCCAACGCGCGACTCGCCTACGCCGCATACGAAGAGGTGTTCGTCGGGGGCAAACGCTACGAAGCGCTCAAGGGTGACGGCGCCCGTGTGCAACGTCCGCTGTGGGCCTCCACGGGCGTCAAGAATCCGGAGTACTCGGACACCTTGTACGTCACCGAGTTGGTGGCCCCGAACACGGTGAACACCATGCCGGAGAAGACGATCGACGCGGTCGCCGAACACGGCGTGATCACCGGCGACACCGTGACGGGCACGGCCGATGAATCGCAGGCGCTGTTCGACAAGCTGGCCGACGTCGGTATCGACCTACCCGACGTGTTCCGGCTCCTCGAGGACGAGGGTGTGGAGAAGTTCGAGAAGTCGTGGCTCGAGTTGCTCGAGGCGACGCAGGAACAGCTCGACGCCGCCAAGAAATGACGGACTGGGTGAATCCGCTTCGCGACAAGCGCGACAAGCGGATGCCGCGGATCGCGGGGCCCTGCGGGATCGTCATCTTCGGCGTCACCGGCGACCTGTCGCGTAAGAAGTTGATGCCGGCGATCTACGACTTGGCCAACCGCGGCCTGCTGCCTCCGTCCTTCTCGCTGATCGGATTCGCCCGAAGGGACTGGGCCGACG includes:
- the qorA_3 gene encoding Zn-dependent oxidoreductase translates to MHAIEVAQTGGPEVLTYVEKTQPTPGPGEVLIKAEAIGVNFLDTYFRSGQYPRETPFIVGNEVCGTVAAIGEEVAALKVGDRVVTAQANGAYAEYSLAPADFVAYVPEGVAPDAAAASLLKGMTAHYLIKSLYPVQQGDSVLVHAGAGGVGLILTQWATSMAVRVITTVSTPEKAELSRQAGAVHVLDYPDDPAAFGAEIKDMTDGGVAAVYDGVGAATFEASLASLRVRGTLALFGASSGPVPPFDPQLLNAAGSLFLTRPTLVHYTRTADEFAWRAGELLDAIASGTLTITVSERYRLADAEQAHRDLQGRKTVGSVVLVP
- a CDS encoding ABC transporter gives rise to the protein MMTNRFAPGTFTPDPGPATVQKMLAAQFGLELRLLLRNGEQLLLTMFIPITLLVGLTLLPLGSFGPNRAATFVPAIMALAVISTAFTGQAIAVAFDRRYGALKRLGATALPVWGIIAGKSLAVVAVVFLQAIVLGTIGVALGWRPHLAGLALGAAVIALGTAVFAALGLLLGGTLRAEIVLALANLLWFVFAGLGALTLEGGMVPSAAQWVARLTPSGALTEALTRAMTLSVDWFGLLVLAVWGAVAALCALRWFRFT
- the ctaA gene encoding Unidentified antibiotic-transport integral membrane ABC transporter; this encodes MRRAFLRLVDLLPLPSLRAQRVIAFLVILTQGGISVTGAIVRVTASGLGCPTWPQCFPGSFTPVPVAEVPVVHQAVEFGNRMVTFLVVLTAAAAVLAVTRARRRREVLVYAWLMPVSTVVQAVIGGITVLTGLLWWTVAIHLLASMTMVWLSVLLFVKIGEPDDGVLVRRAPKALRQLALLSAAALAAVLVTGTLVTGAGPHAGDKSVDRTIPRLEVEITTLVHAHSALMVAYLSLLIGLGFGLLAVRAPRPVLLRLVVLVALVVCQGLVGTVQFFTGVPAALVAVHVAGAALCTAATAALWASMRERAKPEPVER
- a CDS encoding glutathione synthase/ribosomal protein S6 modification enzyme (glutaminyl transferase), producing MKLARPDVFHPRIVLAGCPALPEGDGDDAGLVAALGKHGLHARWMSWDDPATLRADLVILRATWDYIDRLDEFLSWARRVRNLLNPARVVPWNTDKRYLADLAAAGVPTVPGRFFDPGDAVRLPNSAEVVVKPAVGVGSVDTLRFSNREDARRHADRLLAAGRTVLIQPYDPGIEDGETALVFIGGAQSHAFRKGPILQRPGEAPPFDESGTYAQESLSPADPDFEVWDVGHQALAAAAAHLDLSAEELLYARVDVIGGRADPRVLEVELVEPSLGWMQLDETTRGRQQREFVVAVESALDRFGLGPLSHRRP
- the ctaB gene encoding protoheme IX farnesyltransferase produces the protein MRVRDVHLVDGAQIRIRDKFLGYVSLTKPRVIELLLVTTIPAMLLASRGTVDPLLILNTLFGGLLAAAGANALNCVADADIDKVMKRTERRPLARATVPRSHALIFGLALSVASFFWLWWTTNMLSAHLAGATIAFYVLVYTLLLKRRTSQNVVWGGAAGCMPVMIGWSAVTGTIAWPALVMFAIIFFWTPPHTWALAMRYKEDYRAAGVPMLPAVATERQVTKQILIYTYLTVAATLALTPVTGWLYAAVALLAGGWFLVMAHQLYNGVRRGEAVKPLRLFLQSNNYLAVVFLALAVDSVLALPTVF
- the drrA_3 gene encoding ABC-type multidrug transport system, ATPase component translates to MTHSGSGASSPAPVRLRGVTKRYGSTVAVSELDLEVGAAEVFALLGPNGAGKTTTVEMCEGFIRPDSGSIEILGLDPFGDNARLRERIGVMLQGGGGYPAARAGEMLNLVASYAANPLDPAWLMNTLGLTEAARTTYRRLSGGQQQRLALACAVVGRPELVFLDEPTAGMDAHARIVVWDLIDALRRDGVTVVLTTHQLTEAEELADRIMIIDHGVPVATGSPEELMRSGAENQLRFRAPRMLDLSLLVSALPESYKATETAPGEYLVEGAIDPQVLATVTAWCARLDVLATDMRVEQRSLEDVFLDLTGRELRP
- a CDS encoding transcriptional regulator, giving the protein MPRRRGQELDAAIRDAVLDVLGRHGPAGVTMEAVAAAAATSKPVLYRRWPDATALLRDTLLDIATDAIPHEDTGSYRGDMLAVLRGWAALFTGPRAPVIRAAIAAGAHDPDLTEAFRNGVIGWRKQEMAALLARGIARGDVRADVPVEIARELGQSVLWHRLLITGDRIDDDLAVQLVDEVLVPFVSPR
- the tal gene encoding transaldolase, yielding MAQNPNLAAISEAGVSVWLDDLSRDRLQTGNLQELIDTKSVVGVTTNPSIFQAALSKGHAYDDQVNELAERGADVDATIRTVTTDDVRNACDVLAKQYELSDGVDGRVSIEVDPRVAHDTDKTILQAIDLWKTVDRPNLLIKIPATMAGLPAITAVIAEGISVNVTLIFSVERHRLVMDAYLEGLEKAKEAGHDLSKIHSVASFFVSRVDTEIDKRLEKIGSQEALDLRGKAGVANARLAYAAYEEVFVGGKRYEALKGDGARVQRPLWASTGVKNPEYSDTLYVTELVAPNTVNTMPEKTIDAVAEHGVITGDTVTGTADESQALFDKLADVGIDLPDVFRLLEDEGVEKFEKSWLELLEATQEQLDAAKK
- the tkt gene encoding transketolase — translated: MTTLEEISALTRPNHPEDWTELDSVAVDTVRVLAADAVQKVGNGHPGTAMSLAPLAYTLFQRQMRHDPSDVHWLGRDRFVLSCGHSSLTLYIQLYLGGFGLELDDIEALRTFKSKTPGHPEFRHTDGVEITTGPLGQGLASAVGMAMASRYERGLFDPDVPWGESPFDHYIYVIASDGDIEEGITSEASSLAGTQQLGNLIAFYDKNQISIEHDTNIALSEDVAARYRAYGWHVQEVEGGENVVGIEQAIVEAKKVTDKPSFIALRTIIGYPAPNKMNTGDVHGSALGEEEVAATKKILGFDPDKTFEVRPEVIEHTRKLVDRGKEAHAKWQIDFDAWAEREPERKELLDRLLAQKLPDGWDSDLTYWEPGSKPLATRAAFGQVLNDVAPKLPELWGGSADLAGSNNTTIKGVNSFGPPSISTDDFTADWYGRVLHFGVREHAMGAILSGIVLHGPTRAFGGTFLQFSDYMRPAVRLASLMDIDTIYIWTHDSIGLGEDGPTHQPIEHLAALRAIPNLSVVRPGDPNETAYAWRSIIARGNGSGPVGFILTRQGIPVLEGTDADGVARGGYVLGGGNPADDADVIIIATGSELQLAVEARKQLAEKDITAYVVSMPCVEWFESQPREYRDSVLPPSVSARVAVEAAVAQSWYKLVGDTGEIVSIEHYGESADYKTLFREFGFTPEAVVAAAERSIDN